Proteins from a genomic interval of Nautilia sp. PV-1:
- a CDS encoding SIS domain-containing protein, translating to MDFKKIAREVLEIEANELLNATVEGIEKAVEIAYNTKGKLIVTGVGKSGLIGSKIAATLASTGTPSFFLHPTEALHGDLGMITKDDSVLAISYSGESEELIKILPHIKRFEVPLIAMTGREDSTLARYADVVLNIHVNKEACPLNIAPTSSTTLTLAMGDALAVCLMKKRNFTKEDFASFHPGGSLGKKLFVKVKDLMKKEFPVADENDTLQEAIIKMTEGKLGHVLFVDNDKVKAILSDGDLRRAMMSEKFDLKEKAINFATHNPKTINKEVLAADALKYMEDNKIQFLPVTDENGKIAGVIHIHDLVEAGIK from the coding sequence GTGGATTTTAAAAAAATAGCAAGAGAAGTGCTTGAAATAGAAGCAAACGAACTTTTAAACGCAACTGTTGAGGGAATAGAAAAAGCTGTAGAAATCGCATATAATACTAAAGGCAAACTAATCGTAACGGGAGTAGGTAAATCCGGGCTTATAGGTTCTAAAATTGCTGCCACACTGGCGAGTACGGGGACTCCTAGTTTCTTTTTACATCCAACTGAAGCTTTGCACGGCGATCTTGGTATGATTACCAAAGACGATTCGGTACTTGCTATCAGCTATTCGGGTGAAAGCGAAGAGCTTATAAAAATTTTGCCTCATATTAAAAGATTCGAAGTGCCTTTAATAGCCATGACCGGAAGAGAGGATTCTACGCTTGCAAGGTATGCCGATGTTGTTTTAAATATTCACGTAAATAAAGAAGCCTGTCCTTTGAATATAGCTCCTACAAGCTCCACAACACTTACTCTTGCTATGGGTGACGCGCTTGCCGTATGCCTTATGAAAAAAAGAAACTTTACAAAAGAAGATTTCGCTTCGTTTCATCCGGGAGGGAGTCTTGGTAAAAAACTCTTTGTAAAAGTTAAGGATTTGATGAAAAAAGAATTCCCTGTTGCTGATGAAAACGATACGCTTCAAGAAGCTATTATTAAAATGACCGAAGGAAAACTCGGGCATGTTTTGTTTGTAGATAACGATAAAGTAAAAGCTATTTTAAGCGACGGGGACTTAAGAAGAGCTATGATGAGCGAAAAGTTTGATTTAAAAGAAAAAGCTATAAATTTTGCGACCCACAATCCAAAAACAATCAATAAAGAAGTTTTGGCCGCGGATGCGTTAAAATACATGGAAGACAATAAAATACAGTTTTTACCGGTAACTGATGAAAATGGAAAAATAGCCGGGGTTATACACATTCACGATTTGGTGGAAGCGGGAATTAAATAA